A single region of the Plantactinospora soyae genome encodes:
- a CDS encoding S8 family serine peptidase codes for MSRSRTWRRRTSAGVLASVVALSGLTLASGATPASAEQAAAPETLKTDPTDTLGPRDAELLAEAKSRKESRVTLLIAADKGRSGSVVAGLRKLGGTIAKRADEVGYLRASVPTSAVPAAASLPGIAAVDLDDKVKLPEPEPTTPAGAKARARAAATGPGTDTPARNPYMPTAEIGAVDFKTAHPTWDGRGVTIGIMDTGVDLDHPSLQTTSTGERKIVDWFTATDPIFDGDNTWRIMRDQVTGPSFSYAGATWTAPAGTYRINRFSESITADSAPAGDVNRDGDTSDLYGILYDPTTNDVRVDANLNQDFTDDPVMRPYGQRYDVGHFGTDKPDTDVRDQTPFVVEFREDVDTTPAGLPGAYDFVNIGIVEDAHGSHVAGITAANDMFGNANLDGGAPGAKLVSARACSWGGGCTFAALTDGMVELVVNRDVDVVNISIGGLGPMNDGSDLRAELYNRIVNELGVQLVFSAGNSGPGINTIGDPSTVTDIVSVAAGISQETYLANYGSETRTPYQLLYFSSRGPREDGGFKPNITAPGSAISTTPLWLPGGPVAEAGYPLPPGYQMINGTSMSAPQVTGGIALLLSAAKANRKLVTSAELRRAMYSSASWIDGVPAHGQGNGQLNVPGAWQLLAGAALETRDYTVDAPVCTPLASMLSTPYRGTGIYNRCAVSAGGQKPNVAKTYKVKVTRNSGPKGSVRHDLRLVGNTGNVFGKVPDHLDLPLGKTVTFSVEAKAGVGVHSAIVEVDDPATPAVDFEFMNAVTVAEVPKKKNFSFSAGGNVDRNLFRTYFVTVPAGAGSLQVNLTGVAPGSQTRFIAINPWGIPVDPTASTACFTNFSDAAVCKPEERSYDNPIPGVWEIEVESRRTSPLLGNPYQVQARVQGVEVTPDEIELLSVTAGEPTPVTWDLTNTFGPVVITGSGGPLGSTRETRPSIAHHEVLSYEVAVPAGASRLDVAIGNTSDAGADLDLYVYKDGVRMAYNADGDSEESVSLANPPAGTYVIEVEGYSVPAGTTQLDYRDVFFSPALGNLSTPAGYESLAYQESTSITGSVTALSVPAAGRQLSGEMRVVTVEGAVVASALVKVDAVS; via the coding sequence GTGAGTAGATCCCGTACGTGGCGCCGACGGACCTCTGCCGGGGTACTCGCCTCGGTCGTGGCCCTGAGCGGCCTGACCCTGGCCAGCGGTGCCACCCCGGCGAGCGCCGAGCAGGCCGCCGCGCCCGAAACCCTGAAGACCGATCCCACCGACACCCTTGGCCCCCGTGACGCGGAACTGCTGGCCGAGGCGAAGTCCCGCAAAGAGTCCCGGGTGACGCTGCTCATCGCCGCCGACAAGGGCCGGTCGGGCAGTGTCGTCGCCGGCCTGCGCAAGCTCGGCGGCACCATCGCCAAGCGCGCCGACGAGGTCGGTTACCTGCGGGCCAGCGTACCCACCTCGGCCGTGCCTGCCGCCGCGTCGCTGCCCGGCATCGCCGCGGTCGACCTGGACGACAAGGTGAAGCTGCCCGAGCCGGAGCCTACGACCCCGGCCGGCGCGAAGGCCCGGGCCAGGGCGGCGGCGACCGGACCCGGCACCGACACGCCGGCCAGGAACCCGTACATGCCGACCGCCGAGATCGGGGCGGTGGACTTCAAGACCGCGCATCCGACCTGGGACGGCCGGGGCGTGACGATCGGCATCATGGACACCGGGGTCGACCTCGACCACCCGTCGTTGCAGACCACCTCCACGGGTGAGCGCAAGATCGTCGACTGGTTCACCGCCACCGATCCGATCTTCGACGGTGACAACACCTGGCGGATCATGCGCGACCAGGTGACCGGGCCGAGCTTCAGCTACGCGGGTGCCACCTGGACCGCGCCGGCCGGGACGTACCGGATCAACCGGTTCTCCGAGTCGATCACCGCGGACAGCGCGCCGGCCGGTGACGTCAACCGGGACGGCGACACCAGCGACCTGTACGGCATCCTCTACGACCCGACGACCAACGACGTCCGGGTGGACGCCAACCTGAACCAGGACTTCACCGACGACCCGGTGATGCGGCCGTACGGCCAGCGGTACGACGTGGGCCACTTCGGCACCGACAAGCCGGACACCGACGTACGCGACCAGACGCCGTTCGTGGTCGAGTTCCGCGAGGACGTCGACACCACCCCGGCCGGCCTGCCCGGCGCGTACGACTTCGTCAACATCGGCATCGTCGAGGACGCGCACGGCTCACACGTCGCCGGCATCACCGCCGCGAACGACATGTTCGGCAACGCCAACCTGGACGGCGGCGCACCCGGCGCGAAGCTGGTCTCCGCCCGGGCCTGCTCCTGGGGCGGCGGCTGCACCTTCGCCGCGCTCACCGACGGCATGGTCGAGCTGGTGGTCAACCGGGACGTGGACGTCGTCAACATCTCGATCGGCGGCCTCGGCCCGATGAACGACGGCAGTGACCTGCGCGCCGAACTGTACAACCGGATCGTCAACGAACTCGGCGTCCAGCTCGTCTTCTCGGCCGGCAACTCCGGCCCCGGCATCAACACCATCGGCGACCCGTCCACGGTCACCGACATCGTCAGCGTCGCCGCCGGGATCAGCCAGGAGACCTACCTGGCCAACTACGGCTCGGAGACCCGCACGCCGTACCAGCTCCTCTACTTCTCCTCGCGCGGTCCCCGTGAGGACGGCGGCTTCAAGCCGAACATCACCGCACCGGGGTCGGCGATCTCCACCACCCCGCTGTGGCTGCCCGGCGGCCCGGTGGCCGAGGCGGGCTACCCGCTGCCGCCGGGGTACCAGATGATCAACGGCACCTCGATGTCCGCGCCGCAGGTGACCGGCGGCATCGCGCTGCTGCTCTCGGCCGCCAAGGCGAACCGCAAGCTGGTCACCAGCGCCGAGCTGCGCCGGGCGATGTACTCGTCGGCGTCCTGGATCGACGGGGTACCGGCACACGGCCAGGGCAACGGCCAGCTCAACGTGCCGGGGGCCTGGCAGTTGCTGGCCGGCGCCGCGCTGGAAACCCGGGACTACACGGTCGACGCGCCGGTCTGCACGCCGCTGGCGAGCATGCTGTCCACGCCGTACCGGGGCACCGGCATCTACAACCGGTGCGCGGTCAGCGCGGGCGGGCAGAAGCCGAACGTGGCGAAGACGTACAAGGTCAAGGTGACCCGGAACAGCGGGCCGAAGGGGTCCGTCCGGCACGACCTGCGCCTGGTCGGCAACACCGGCAACGTGTTCGGCAAGGTGCCGGACCACCTGGACCTGCCGCTGGGCAAGACTGTCACGTTCAGCGTCGAGGCGAAGGCGGGCGTCGGGGTACACAGCGCGATCGTCGAGGTCGACGATCCGGCGACCCCGGCGGTGGACTTCGAGTTCATGAACGCCGTCACCGTCGCCGAGGTGCCGAAGAAGAAGAACTTCTCCTTCTCGGCCGGCGGCAACGTGGACCGCAACCTGTTCCGGACCTACTTCGTCACCGTGCCGGCGGGCGCGGGGTCGTTGCAGGTCAACCTGACCGGTGTCGCCCCCGGCTCGCAGACCCGGTTCATCGCGATCAACCCGTGGGGCATTCCGGTCGACCCCACCGCCAGCACGGCCTGCTTCACCAACTTCTCCGACGCCGCGGTCTGCAAGCCGGAGGAACGGTCGTACGACAACCCGATCCCGGGGGTCTGGGAGATCGAGGTCGAGTCGCGGCGTACGTCTCCGCTGCTCGGCAACCCGTACCAGGTCCAGGCCCGGGTCCAGGGCGTCGAGGTCACCCCGGACGAGATCGAGCTGCTCAGCGTGACGGCCGGGGAGCCGACTCCGGTCACCTGGGACCTGACCAACACCTTCGGTCCGGTCGTCATCACCGGTTCGGGCGGGCCGCTCGGCAGCACGCGGGAGACCCGGCCGAGCATCGCCCACCACGAGGTGCTCTCCTACGAGGTGGCGGTACCGGCCGGGGCCAGCCGGCTCGACGTGGCGATCGGCAACACCAGCGACGCCGGTGCCGACCTCGACCTGTACGTCTACAAGGACGGCGTACGGATGGCGTACAACGCCGACGGTGACTCGGAGGAGTCCGTCTCGCTGGCGAACCCGCCGGCGGGAACCTACGTGATCGAGGTCGAGGGGTACTCGGTTCCGGCCGGCACCACCCAGCTCGACTACCGGGACGTGTTCTTCTCCCCCGCCCTCGGCAACCTGTCGACGCCGGCGGGCTACGAATCGCTGGCGTACCAGGAGTCGACGAGCATCACCGGATCGGTGACCGCGCTGTCGGTTCCGGCCGCCGGTCGGCAGCTCTCCGGCGAGATGCGGGTCGTCACCGTCGAGGGTGCCGTGGTCGCCAGCGCCCTGGTGAAGGTCGACGCGGTGAGCTGA
- a CDS encoding 4-hydroxy-3-methylbut-2-enyl diphosphate reductase yields MTEAQATPQTGKRVLLAKPRGYCAGVDRAVQTVQEALKLYGAPIYVRKQIVHNKHVVSTLERQGAVFVEENEEVPEGSTVIFSAHGVAPEVYEQAKSRSLKAIDATCPLVTKVHHEARRFAADDYDILLIGHEGHEEVVGTAGEAPAHIQLVDGPDDADKVTVRDPEKVVWLSQTTLSVDETMETVARLKRRLPLLQSPPSDDICYATQNRQHVVKEIAADCDVVIVVGSRNSSNSVRLVEVAVDAGARAGYLVDYASEISDEWLAGAETVGLTSGASVPEDLVMEVLDHLAARGFADVTEVTTADERLTFALPQELRRDMKAAARAAAQQTDALAASGANG; encoded by the coding sequence GTGACCGAGGCTCAGGCGACTCCCCAGACCGGCAAACGTGTCCTGTTGGCCAAGCCCCGCGGCTACTGTGCCGGCGTCGATCGTGCCGTGCAGACCGTGCAGGAGGCCCTCAAGCTGTACGGGGCACCGATCTACGTCCGGAAGCAGATCGTGCACAACAAGCACGTCGTCTCCACCCTGGAGCGGCAGGGCGCCGTCTTCGTGGAGGAGAACGAGGAGGTGCCGGAGGGCTCGACCGTGATCTTCTCCGCGCACGGCGTGGCGCCGGAGGTCTACGAGCAGGCGAAGTCCCGCTCGCTGAAGGCGATCGACGCCACCTGCCCGCTGGTGACCAAGGTGCACCACGAGGCCCGGCGGTTCGCGGCGGACGATTACGACATTCTGCTCATTGGTCACGAGGGGCACGAAGAGGTCGTCGGCACCGCCGGTGAGGCGCCCGCGCACATCCAGCTCGTGGACGGCCCGGACGACGCCGACAAGGTGACCGTACGGGACCCGGAGAAGGTGGTCTGGCTGTCCCAGACGACCCTGTCGGTGGACGAGACCATGGAGACCGTGGCCCGGCTCAAGCGCCGGCTGCCGCTGCTCCAGTCGCCGCCCAGCGACGACATCTGCTACGCCACCCAGAACCGGCAGCACGTGGTCAAGGAGATCGCCGCCGACTGTGACGTGGTGATCGTCGTCGGATCCCGCAACTCGTCGAACTCGGTCCGGCTGGTCGAGGTGGCGGTGGACGCGGGCGCCCGGGCCGGCTACCTGGTCGACTACGCCTCCGAGATCTCCGACGAGTGGCTGGCCGGCGCCGAGACGGTCGGTCTGACCTCCGGGGCGAGCGTCCCCGAGGACCTGGTCATGGAGGTGCTCGACCACCTCGCCGCACGCGGCTTCGCCGACGTGACCGAGGTGACCACGGCGGACGAGCGGCTGACCTTCGCGCTGCCGCAGGAACTCCGGCGCGACATGAAGGCGGCGGCCCGGGCGGCGGCACAGCAGACCGACGCGCTCGCGGCGAGCGGCGCGAACGGCTGA
- the glpX gene encoding class II fructose-bisphosphatase, with the protein MTNTRTRVPQNLDRNLALDLVRVTEAAAMAAGRWVGRGDKEGGDGAAVDAMRKLINSIPMRGVVVIGEGEKDNAPMLFNGEQVGDGSGPEVDVAVDPIDGTTLMSKGMPNALAVLAVAERGAMFDPSAVFYMEKLAVGPVYADVIDINAGVSENLSRIAKVKKSDISDVTVCVLDRPRHKELIQQIRRAGAGIRFISDGDIAGAIAAARGESDVDVLMGIGGTPEGITAACALKCMGGAMQAKLWPRDDEEREKAIAAGHDLDRVLSTDDLVTGDNAFFVATGVTSGDLLRGVRYRAGGAYTQSIVMRSKSGTIRVIDSYHRLEKLALYSAVDFDGRPLAEQD; encoded by the coding sequence ATGACCAACACCAGAACCCGGGTGCCGCAGAATCTGGACCGCAACCTGGCCCTCGACCTGGTCCGGGTTACCGAGGCGGCGGCGATGGCCGCCGGCCGATGGGTCGGCCGGGGCGACAAGGAGGGCGGCGACGGAGCCGCCGTCGACGCCATGCGCAAGCTGATCAACTCGATCCCGATGCGCGGCGTCGTGGTGATCGGCGAGGGCGAGAAGGACAACGCCCCGATGCTGTTCAACGGGGAGCAGGTCGGCGACGGCAGCGGGCCGGAGGTCGACGTCGCGGTGGACCCGATCGACGGGACCACGCTGATGAGCAAGGGCATGCCGAACGCCCTGGCCGTGCTGGCCGTGGCCGAACGCGGAGCCATGTTCGATCCGAGCGCCGTCTTCTACATGGAGAAGCTCGCCGTCGGCCCGGTCTACGCGGACGTCATCGACATCAACGCCGGGGTCTCGGAGAACCTCAGCCGGATCGCGAAGGTCAAGAAGTCCGACATCTCCGACGTCACGGTCTGCGTCCTGGACCGCCCCCGGCACAAGGAGCTGATCCAGCAGATCCGGCGGGCCGGCGCCGGCATCCGGTTCATCAGCGACGGTGACATCGCCGGTGCCATCGCCGCCGCCCGGGGCGAGTCGGACGTCGACGTGCTGATGGGGATCGGCGGTACGCCGGAGGGCATCACCGCCGCCTGCGCACTCAAGTGCATGGGCGGGGCGATGCAGGCCAAGCTCTGGCCCCGGGACGACGAGGAGCGGGAGAAGGCGATCGCCGCCGGACACGACCTCGACCGGGTACTCAGCACCGACGACCTGGTCACCGGGGACAACGCCTTCTTCGTCGCCACCGGGGTCACCTCCGGCGACCTGCTGCGTGGGGTGCGCTATCGCGCCGGTGGGGCGTACACCCAGTCGATCGTGATGCGTTCCAAGAGCGGCACCATCCGGGTGATCGACTCCTACCACCGGCTGGAGAAGTTGGCGCTCTACTCCGCCGTCGACTTCGACGGCCGCCCCCTGGCCGAGCAGGACTAG
- a CDS encoding DUF4245 domain-containing protein: MNSAQSAGPAPDDRLPDVAAPADPSRPGEPASGGDGEPDDPDRLAEQVVPTAIRSQRSTKDIVISLLVLLVPIALVLGFGRVFLNADQPTVVDPAPAIQQARAANAFPVSEPTGLGDQWRTVRADYTRGDAGASLRIGYLSPDDSGLQLVQSNIPAEQLLPAELTRSGQPQGATELGGRSWQRYTARPGELALVLLEPDRTVIVVGQVPEGDLRQIALSLR; this comes from the coding sequence GTGAACTCCGCACAGTCTGCCGGACCTGCCCCGGATGATCGACTCCCGGACGTGGCCGCCCCGGCGGACCCGTCCCGACCGGGAGAACCCGCGTCGGGCGGCGACGGCGAGCCGGACGATCCGGACCGGCTCGCCGAACAGGTGGTGCCGACCGCGATCCGATCGCAGCGATCGACGAAGGACATCGTCATCTCGCTGCTGGTGCTGCTGGTGCCGATCGCCCTCGTGCTCGGCTTCGGGCGGGTCTTCCTCAACGCCGACCAGCCGACCGTGGTCGACCCCGCCCCGGCGATCCAGCAGGCCAGGGCGGCAAACGCCTTCCCGGTCAGCGAGCCGACCGGCCTGGGTGACCAGTGGCGTACGGTCCGGGCCGACTACACCCGGGGCGACGCCGGTGCGAGCCTGCGGATCGGATATCTGAGCCCGGACGACAGTGGCCTGCAACTGGTGCAGAGCAACATCCCGGCCGAGCAGTTGCTGCCGGCCGAGTTGACCAGGAGCGGACAGCCGCAGGGGGCGACCGAGCTGGGCGGGCGGAGTTGGCAGCGTTACACGGCCCGTCCCGGCGAACTGGCACTCGTCCTGTTGGAGCCGGACCGCACGGTGATCGTCGTCGGTCAGGTGCCCGAGGGGGATCTTCGTCAGATAGCGCTTTCCCTGCGGTAG
- a CDS encoding exodeoxyribonuclease VII small subunit: protein MTDAEKRASGPGDGPSYEQARAELASVVERLEAGGTSLEESLALWERGERLAEICQGWLDGARQRIDAVRQARESATST, encoded by the coding sequence ATGACTGATGCGGAAAAGCGGGCGAGCGGACCGGGTGACGGACCCAGCTACGAGCAGGCCCGGGCGGAGCTTGCCTCGGTGGTAGAGCGGCTGGAGGCCGGCGGAACCTCGCTGGAGGAGTCGCTGGCACTGTGGGAGCGCGGTGAGCGCCTCGCGGAGATCTGTCAGGGCTGGCTGGACGGCGCCCGGCAACGGATCGACGCCGTACGGCAGGCCCGGGAGTCCGCCACCTCCACCTGA
- a CDS encoding DNA recombination protein RmuC — translation MLCDVDLSTVAVVVVCLVAGGAVGWLAATARSTAEIARLDATLRATRDGEGRLEQSMRALSYEATAQSQEAVARAVAPLHETLRRYEQRVTELEHDRVDAYAELREQVRSMNAVSGELRTETKQLVAALRAPQVRGRWGEHQLRRVVEAAGMLEHCDFSEQVTASTEHQVVRPDLVVRLHGGRSVVVDAKAPFDAYLTAMEARDEHGRDRHLDLHARHLRAHVDALAAKSYWSAFDQSPEFVVLFVPADPFLDVALQRDPTLLEHAFARDVVLATPATLVALLRTVAYSWRQEALARNAVAVHALARELYGRLGTLGEHVSKLGGALGGAVTAYNRAVGSLEARVLVSARKLAEMGVAGDELPVPPQVETAPRQPQAPELVDPPTAAPLGAPPSTPH, via the coding sequence ATGCTCTGTGACGTGGACCTCTCGACCGTGGCCGTGGTGGTGGTCTGCCTCGTGGCGGGCGGGGCGGTCGGTTGGCTCGCCGCGACCGCGCGGTCGACCGCCGAGATCGCCCGGCTGGACGCGACCCTGCGGGCGACCCGGGACGGGGAGGGCCGGCTGGAACAGTCGATGCGGGCGCTCTCCTACGAGGCGACCGCCCAGTCGCAGGAGGCGGTGGCGCGGGCGGTGGCGCCGCTGCACGAGACGCTGCGCCGCTACGAGCAGCGGGTGACCGAGCTGGAGCATGATCGGGTCGACGCCTACGCCGAGCTGCGCGAGCAGGTCCGATCGATGAACGCCGTCTCCGGCGAGCTGCGTACCGAGACGAAACAGCTGGTGGCGGCGCTGCGCGCGCCACAGGTACGGGGTCGCTGGGGCGAGCACCAGCTCCGCCGGGTCGTCGAGGCCGCCGGGATGCTCGAACACTGCGACTTCTCCGAGCAGGTCACCGCGTCGACCGAGCACCAGGTGGTCCGCCCCGACCTGGTGGTACGGCTGCACGGTGGCCGCAGCGTGGTGGTGGACGCGAAGGCCCCCTTCGACGCCTACCTGACCGCGATGGAGGCCCGGGACGAGCACGGCCGGGACCGGCACCTGGACCTGCACGCCCGGCACCTGCGGGCGCACGTCGACGCGCTGGCCGCCAAGTCGTACTGGTCGGCCTTCGACCAGTCGCCCGAGTTCGTGGTGCTCTTCGTCCCGGCCGACCCGTTCCTCGACGTGGCGCTGCAACGCGACCCGACGCTGCTGGAGCACGCGTTCGCCCGCGACGTGGTGCTGGCCACCCCGGCAACCCTGGTGGCGCTGCTGCGTACCGTCGCCTACTCGTGGCGGCAGGAGGCGCTGGCCCGCAACGCCGTCGCCGTACACGCACTCGCCCGCGAGCTGTACGGCCGGCTCGGCACCCTCGGCGAGCACGTGTCGAAACTGGGCGGCGCGCTGGGCGGGGCGGTGACCGCGTACAACCGGGCGGTGGGCTCGCTGGAGGCGCGGGTGCTGGTCAGCGCGCGCAAGCTCGCCGAGATGGGGGTGGCCGGGGACGAGTTGCCGGTACCCCCGCAGGTCGAGACCGCGCCGCGCCAGCCGCAGGCGCCCGAGCTGGTCGATCCGCCGACGGCGGCACCGCTCGGGGCACCCCCGTCGACTCCGCACTGA
- the xseA gene encoding exodeoxyribonuclease VII large subunit, translating to MTDSGAPRSTPEEPWPVRVVSQKLSAWIGKLGWVWVDGQVAQISRRPGAATVFLTLRDPSADLSLTVTTNRDVLDAGAPELADGARVLLHAKPEFYAARGTLSLRADEIRQVGLGELLARLEKLKKLLAAEGLFDRSRKRRPPFLPNRIGLITGRASAAERDVLTNAQRRWPAVQFRTVNVAVQGPTAVPQILDALKVLDADPGIDVIVLARGGGGVEDLLPFSDEALCRAVFGCRTPVVSAIGHETDIPLVDYVADLRASTPTDAAKRIVPDLGEETRLIRMARDRLDRAVTGLVERESQRLDASRSRPALARPEVLIDQRNTEVTALRDRAGRCVDHRLGTAAGDLRHTVARLRALSPAATLHRGYAIVQRADGHVVRASAEVAAGDPLRVRLAEGELTAIVEP from the coding sequence ATGACCGATTCCGGTGCCCCGCGCAGCACGCCCGAAGAGCCGTGGCCGGTTCGGGTGGTCAGCCAGAAGCTGAGCGCCTGGATCGGCAAGCTGGGCTGGGTGTGGGTCGACGGTCAGGTGGCGCAGATCAGCCGACGGCCCGGAGCCGCGACGGTGTTCCTCACGCTGCGCGACCCGTCGGCCGACCTCAGCCTCACCGTCACCACCAACCGGGACGTGTTGGACGCCGGTGCTCCGGAGTTGGCCGACGGAGCCAGGGTGCTGCTGCACGCCAAGCCGGAGTTCTACGCCGCGCGCGGCACGCTGAGTCTGCGCGCCGACGAGATCCGCCAGGTCGGTCTCGGCGAGTTGCTGGCCCGGCTGGAGAAGCTCAAGAAGCTGCTCGCCGCCGAGGGGCTGTTCGACCGGTCCCGCAAACGCCGGCCGCCCTTCCTGCCCAACCGGATCGGGCTGATCACCGGTCGGGCGTCGGCCGCCGAACGGGACGTACTGACCAACGCCCAGCGCCGCTGGCCTGCCGTCCAGTTCCGTACGGTCAACGTGGCGGTGCAGGGCCCCACCGCCGTACCGCAGATCCTCGACGCGCTGAAGGTCCTCGACGCGGACCCGGGGATCGACGTGATCGTGCTGGCCCGGGGTGGTGGCGGCGTGGAGGACCTGCTGCCGTTCTCGGACGAGGCCCTGTGCCGGGCGGTCTTCGGCTGCCGGACCCCGGTGGTCAGCGCGATCGGTCACGAGACCGACATCCCGCTGGTCGACTACGTCGCCGACCTGCGCGCCTCCACCCCGACCGACGCCGCCAAACGGATCGTGCCCGACCTCGGCGAGGAGACCCGGCTGATCCGGATGGCCCGCGACCGGCTGGACCGGGCGGTCACCGGGCTGGTCGAGCGGGAGTCGCAGCGCCTCGACGCGTCGCGGTCGCGTCCGGCGCTGGCCCGCCCCGAGGTGCTGATCGACCAGCGGAACACCGAGGTGACGGCGCTGCGGGACCGTGCCGGGCGTTGTGTGGACCACCGGCTCGGCACCGCGGCCGGAGACCTGCGGCACACCGTGGCACGGCTGCGCGCACTCTCGCCCGCCGCCACCCTGCATCGGGGGTACGCCATCGTGCAGCGCGCCGACGGACACGTCGTACGGGCCAGCGCCGAGGTGGCCGCCGGTGACCCGCTGCGGGTACGCCTCGCCGAGGGCGAGCTCACCGCGATCGTCGAGCCGTAG
- a CDS encoding NAD-dependent epimerase/dehydratase family protein: MALQVIIGAGPVGRSVARLLVERGDRVRLVSRRGAGPDHPGIERIAADAADRERLTELADGAATLYNCANPAYHRWPTDWPPIAAAVLATAERTGAVLAVTSNLYGYGPVDGPMTEDTPMRPVGAKGQVRARMWQDASAAHEAGRIRMTEVRGSDYLGAGAQTPFTVLVVPKVLAGRRVSVPADLDAPHSWTYVGDVARTLVAAADDERAWGRPWHVPSQPPASFRQLAVRLAELAGAPAPRLASMPAPLLWLGGLFDPMARELRETAYQFRRPFVLDSSAATATFGITPTDRDDALRATAGLTPA, from the coding sequence ATGGCATTACAGGTGATCATCGGCGCCGGTCCGGTCGGGCGGTCCGTCGCCCGGCTGCTCGTCGAGCGGGGCGACCGGGTGCGACTCGTCAGCCGGCGGGGGGCCGGGCCGGACCATCCGGGGATCGAGCGGATCGCCGCCGACGCCGCCGACCGGGAACGGCTGACCGAGTTGGCCGACGGTGCCGCCACGCTCTACAACTGCGCAAATCCCGCGTACCACCGCTGGCCGACCGACTGGCCGCCGATCGCCGCGGCGGTGCTGGCCACGGCGGAACGTACCGGTGCCGTGCTCGCGGTCACCAGCAACCTCTACGGCTACGGGCCGGTGGACGGGCCGATGACCGAGGACACCCCGATGCGTCCGGTCGGCGCGAAGGGGCAGGTCCGGGCGCGGATGTGGCAGGACGCGTCGGCCGCGCACGAGGCGGGCCGGATCCGGATGACCGAGGTACGCGGTTCGGACTACCTCGGCGCCGGGGCACAGACGCCGTTCACCGTTCTCGTCGTACCGAAGGTCCTGGCCGGCCGACGGGTGTCGGTACCGGCCGACCTGGACGCCCCGCACAGTTGGACGTACGTCGGCGACGTGGCCCGGACCCTGGTCGCGGCCGCCGACGACGAGCGGGCCTGGGGGCGTCCCTGGCACGTGCCCAGCCAGCCGCCAGCGTCGTTCCGGCAGTTGGCGGTCCGGCTCGCCGAGTTGGCCGGCGCGCCCGCGCCCCGGCTGGCCTCGATGCCGGCGCCGCTGCTCTGGCTCGGCGGGCTGTTCGATCCGATGGCGCGGGAACTGCGGGAGACCGCGTACCAGTTCCGCCGGCCGTTCGTGCTGGACTCCTCGGCGGCCACCGCGACCTTCGGCATCACGCCGACCGACCGGGACGACGCGCTCCGGGCGACCGCCGGGCTCACCCCGGCCTGA
- a CDS encoding YfgM family protein → MGNVIWFLLLVILAFGGFLWWQRESTARKTRELADARAEAGRWYERLGGQLMNLHGAEPAVRQALADAGERYNAAGSQLEQAQTTRQYELARESALEGLAYVRAARVALGIDPGPDLPPLAAARGAGALTVPREVQVQGETFRAGPQPGAATPYYYPGGRMQGRPVPAGWYSTPWWKTGLAAGAGVIGGMLIADALFSPAFADPGYGYDAGYQEGFADGGDAGGADAGGGDAGGGDYAGGDYGGGDFGGGDFGGGGDFGGGDF, encoded by the coding sequence ATGGGCAACGTGATCTGGTTCCTGCTGCTGGTGATCCTGGCCTTCGGCGGGTTCCTCTGGTGGCAGCGGGAGAGCACGGCCCGGAAGACCCGGGAGCTGGCCGACGCCCGGGCCGAGGCGGGGCGCTGGTACGAGCGGCTGGGCGGGCAGCTGATGAACCTGCACGGCGCCGAGCCGGCGGTCCGACAGGCGCTGGCCGACGCCGGGGAGCGGTACAACGCCGCCGGCAGCCAGCTCGAACAGGCCCAAACCACCCGACAGTACGAGTTGGCCCGGGAGAGCGCCCTCGAAGGGCTGGCCTACGTCCGGGCGGCCCGGGTGGCGCTCGGTATCGACCCAGGTCCCGACCTGCCGCCGCTGGCCGCCGCCCGGGGTGCGGGCGCGCTCACCGTGCCGCGCGAGGTCCAGGTGCAGGGTGAGACCTTCCGGGCCGGTCCGCAGCCCGGTGCCGCCACTCCCTACTACTACCCGGGTGGACGGATGCAGGGCCGCCCGGTGCCGGCCGGCTGGTACTCGACCCCCTGGTGGAAGACCGGCCTGGCGGCCGGCGCGGGGGTCATCGGCGGCATGCTGATCGCCGACGCGCTCTTCTCCCCGGCATTCGCCGATCCCGGGTACGGCTACGACGCCGGTTACCAGGAGGGCTTCGCCGACGGTGGCGACGCGGGTGGCGCGGACGCGGGCGGTGGCGACGCGGGCGGTGGCGACTACGCCGGCGGTGACTATGGTGGCGGTGACTTCGGCGGTGGGGATTTCGGCGGTGGCGGGGACTTCGGTGGCGGGGACTTCTAG